The following are encoded together in the Drosophila takahashii strain IR98-3 E-12201 chromosome X, DtakHiC1v2, whole genome shotgun sequence genome:
- the LOC108057279 gene encoding uncharacterized protein, producing MTSSLVLLIASIVHFGMRGSCLLDIERFQVIPGTVYAGHIAYCAILHFLHDTEVLPLRYRRRMGWLAAFLVELVLGVAIMEVLALWLWCSVEHILHLATQFVLRRYLGVSPDLYQRWEWAIMGGLMTSLAALLWLNAYEATEPEPELLSSEKKVKSRVGSHQPIKREEKKQEQQEVKDQEEVQPSEEQPEEPEEISGSFEVLATTTDC from the coding sequence ATGACCTCCAGTTTGGTGCTCCTGATCGCCAGTATTGTGCACTTCGGAATGCGCGGCAGCTGTCTGCTGGACATCGAGCGCTTCCAGGTGATTCCGGGCACCGTGTACGCCGGTCACATTGCCTACTGCGCCATCCTGCACTTCCTGCACGACACGGAGGTCCTGCCGCTGCGCTATCGCCGCCGGATGGGCTGGCTGGCCGCCTTCCTCGTCGAACTGGTCCTGGGCGTGGCCATCATGGAGGTCCTGGCCCTGTGGCTTTGGTGCAGTGTGGAGCACATCCTCCACCTGGCCACTCAATTCGTCCTTCGTCGCTACCTCGGCGTCTCCCCGGATCTCTACCAGCGCTGGGAATGGGCCATCATGGGCGGCCTGATGACCTCGTTGGCGGCTCTGCTCTGGCTAAATGCCTACGAGGCCACGGAGCCCGAGCCTGAGTTGCTATCCAGTGAGAAGAAAGTCAAGTCGAGGGTTGGGAGTCATCAGCCGATCAAGCGGGAGGAGAagaagcaggagcagcaggaggtgAAAGATCAAGAGGAAGTGCAGCCTTCGGAGGAGCAACCAGAAGAACCAGAAGAGATTTCTGGAAGTTTTGAAGTTCTGGCCACAACCACCGATTGCTAG